From a region of the Eulemur rufifrons isolate Redbay chromosome 7, OSU_ERuf_1, whole genome shotgun sequence genome:
- the CTSL gene encoding procathepsin L — protein MNLLLILAAFCVGITSAAPTLDCSVDAQWCQWKAKHRRRYGTNEEGWRRAVWEKNKKMIELHNQEYSQGKHGFTMAMNAFGDMTNEEFRQVMNGFRNQKHRKGKVFQEPLFLEVPKSVDWREKGLVTPVKNQGQCGSCWAFSATGALEGQMFQKTGRLVSLSEQNLVDCSRPQGNDGCNGGLMDYAFQYVKENGGLDSEESYPYDAMDESCKYNPEYSVANDTGFVDVPKQEKALMKAVAAVGPISVAIDAGHESFQFYKEGIYFEPNCSSEDVDHGVLVVGYGFERSESDSNKYWLVKNSWGEEWGMNGYVKMAKDQRNHCGIATAASYPTV, from the exons ATGAATCTTTTACTCATCCTGGCTGCCTTTTGTGTGGGAATAACCTCTGCTGCTCCAACACTTGATTGCAGTGTGGATGCACAATGGTGTCAGTGGAAGGCAAAACACAGAAGACGATATGGCACG AATGAAGAAGGATGGAGGAGAGCAGTGTGggagaagaataagaaaatgattgaACTGCACAATCAGGAATACAGTCAAGGGAAACACGGTTTCACCATGGCAATGAATGCTTTTGGTGACATG ACCAATGAAGAATTCAGGCAGGTGATGAATGGCTTTCGAAACCAGAAGCACAGGAAGGGGAAAGTGTTCCAAGAGCCTCTGTTTCTTGAGGTCCCCAAATCTGTGGACTGGAGAGAGAAAGGCCTTGTGACTCCTGTGAAGAATCAG GGTCAGTGTGGCTCTTGTTGGGCTTTTAGTGCGACTGGTGCCCTTGAAGGACAGATGTTCCAGAAAACTGGCAGACTTGTCTCACTGAGTGAGCAGAACCTGGTGGACTGTTCTCGGCCTCAAGGCAATGATGGCTGCAATGGTGGCCTGATGGACTATGCCTTCCAGTATGTCAAGGAGAATGGAGGCCTGGACTCTGAGGAATCCTATCCATATGATGCAATG GATGAATCCTGTAAGTACAATCCTGAGTATTCTGTTGCTAATGACACTGGCTTCGTGGACGTCCCTAAACAGGAGAAGGCCCTCATGAAGGCAGTAGCAGCCGTGGGGCCCATCTCTGTTGCCATCGATGCAGGCCATGAGTCCTTCCAGTTCTATAAAGAAG GCATTTATTTCGAGCCAAACTGCAGCAGTGAAGACGTGGATCATGGTGTTCTGGTGGTTGGCTACGGATTTGAAAGATCAGAATCGGATAGCAATAAATATTGGCTGGTGAAGAACAG CTGGGGTGAAGAATGGGGCATGAATGGTTACGTAAAGATGGCCAAAGACCAGAGAAACCACTGTGGAATTGCCACAGCAGCCAGCTATCCCACCGTGTGA
- the LOC138385924 gene encoding death-associated protein kinase 1-like yields MRRARRRINQREAADERRMLTILTSTRRSVLEYRAEQSAFRTQTASPSSPSVPIVCVLQPELREQWDLGAATGDPLEGDPRWVQVCPPMTHLCEKIISTLPSWRKLNGPNQLMSLQQFVYDVQDQLNPLASEEDLRRIAQQLHSTGEINIMQSETVQDVLLLDPRWLCTSVLGKLLSVETPRALHHYRGRYTVEDIQRLVPDSDVEELLQILDAMDICARDLSSGTMVDVPALIKTDSLHRSWADEEDEVMVYGGVRVVPVEHLTPFPCGIFHKVQVNLCRWVHQQSTEGDADIRLWVNGCKIAHRGAELLVLLVNHGQGVEVQVRGLETDKIKCCLLLDSVCSTIENVMATTLPGLLTVKHYLSPQQLREHHEPVMIYQPRDFFRAQTLKETSLTNTMGGYKESFSNIMCFGCHDVYQQASLGMDIHASDLNLLTRRKLSRLLDPPDPMGKDWCLLAMNLGLPDLVAKYNTNNGAPKDFLPSPVHALLREWTSYPESTVGILMSKLRELGRRDAADFLLKASSVFKINLDGNGQEAYASSCNSGTSYNSISSVVSRRNSHVWNPTV; encoded by the exons CGTCCTTCAGCCAGAGCTCAGAGAGCAGTGGGACCTGGGGGCTGCAACAGGAGACCCCCTGGAGGGGGACCCACGCTGGGTCCAG GTCTGCCCTCCCATGACTCACCTGTGTGAGAAAATCATCTCCACGCTGCCTTCCTGGAGGAAGCTCAATGGGCCCAACCAGCTGATGTCGCTGCAGCAGTTTGTGTACGACGTGCAGGACCAGCTGAACCCGCTGGCCAGCGAGGAGGACCTCAGGCGCATCGCTCAGCAGCTGCACAGCACAGGCGAG ATCAACATCATGCAGAGCGAAACGGTGCAGGACGTGCTGCTCCTGGACCCCCGCTGGCTCTGCACCAGTGTCCTGGGGAAGCTGCTGTCCGTGGAGACCCCGCGGGCCCTGCACCATTACCGGGGCCGCTACACCGTGGAGGACATCCAGCGCCTGGTGCCCGACAGCGACGTGGAGGAGCTGCTGCAGATCCTCGACGCCATGGACATCTGCGCCCGCGACCTGAGCAGCGGGACCATGGTGGACGTCCCCGCCCTGATCAAGACGGACAGCCTGCACCGCTCCTGGGCCGACGAGGAGGACGAGGTGATGGTCTACGGCGGCGTGCGCGTGGTCCCGGTGGAGCACCTCACGCCCTTCCCGTGCGGCATCTTTCACAAGGTGCAGGTGAACCTGTGCCGCTGGGTGCACCAGCAGAGCACGGAGGGCGACGCGGACATCCGCCTGTGGGTGAACGGCTGCAAGATCGCCCACCGCGGGGCCgagctgctggtgctgctggtcaACCACGGCCAGGGCGTCGAGGTGCAGGTGCGCGGTCTGGAGACGGACAAGATCAAGTGCTGCCTCCTGCTGGACTCGGTGTGCAGCACCATCGAGAACGTCATGGCCACCACGCTGCCCGGGCTCTTGACCGTGAAGCACTACCTGAGCCCCCAGCAGCTGCGGGAGCACCACGAGCCCGTCATGATCTACCAGCCGCGGGACTTCTTCCGGGCGCAGACGCTGAAGGAAACCTCCCTGACTAACACCATGGGCGGGTACAAGGAGAGCTTCAGCAACATCATGTGCTTCGGGTGCCACGACGTCTACCAGCAGGCCAGCCTCGGCATGGACATCCACGCGTCCGACCTGAACCTCCTGACGCGGAGGAAACTCAGCCGCCTGCTGGACCCGCCCGACCCCATGGGGAAGGACTGGTGCCTTCTCGCCATGAACTTGGGCCTCCCCGACCTCGTGGCCAAGTACAACACCAACAACGGGGCTCCCAAGGacttcctccccagcccagtcCACGCCCTGCTGCGGGAGTGGACCTCCTACCCCGAGAGCACGGTGGGCATCCTCATGTCCAAACTGAGGGAGCTGGGTCGCCGGGATGCAGCCGACTTCCTGCTGAAGGCGTCCTCCGTGTTCAAAATCAACCTCGATGGCAATGGCCAGGAGGCCTATGCCTCAAGCTGCAACAGTGGCACCTCTTATAATTCCATTAGCTCGGTCGTGTCCCG GAGAAACTCCCATGTATGGAATCCCactgtataa